In the genome of Candidatus Nitrosotalea sinensis, the window TTTTCAACAACATCGAAGAGTTTGTACCAGTTGGTTGTAAAGTTCTGAGCAATCTGGCGTATCAGTCCATCATCACGTAGTTGATTAAAAAATGGTTCTACATCATCAATTGTAATGGAGCCATCAAGGCCATTGCCCTTTAGTATTTCAAGGATTTCATCATTTGTGAAACGAGTGTTGGTATCATTGAATTTTTCAAAGATTACTCTTCTGATTTCTAGTGGTATTGCAGTATTTGAAATGGACAATTTAGTATAGACCTGAAGCTTCTTCTTTTATCTTGTCTGCAGATGCAGTATCTTTTAGTTTGTCAACCAGATACGAATAAAGTCCTGATTTTAGCACTTTGAGAGACAATAATGCACACTTGATTCTAGCAGGTCCAAGATCATGCAAACCAAGATTGTCCAGAATGTCTTCCTTTGTTAGTTTCTTGACATACTCAAAGTCTTTTCCCATGATTAATTCAGTAAGCATGGATGCACTTGCTTGGCTTATGGCACAACCTTTTCCGGTGAATTTTACGTCTGCAACCTTGTCATCTTTTATGTTAAGGTGCATCTCAAGCTCATCACCACATAGAGGATTGCTATCTCTCTGTGCAATATCAGGATCAGATATCTTTCCATAATTCCTTGGATTTCTGTAATAATCCAGGATAATTTCTCGGTAAATATCTGCACTACTCATATTTTGAACAGCTCCTTTGCCCGGTTAAGAGACTTGATGAAAACATCTACTTCTTCTTTTGTGTTATATATATAAAAACTTGCACGAGATGTTGCAGAAACATCAAGTCTTTCCATCAATACTTGAGCGCAATGATGCCCAGAACGTATGGCAATACCATCTTCATCAATGATGGTAGCTAAATCATGAGGATGAATGTCACCGAGATTAAATGAAATAACTCCACCTCGTTTTGTTGCATCTTTAGGACCGTACAAAATTATTCCTTTCATTTGTGAAAGTTTGTCAAGTGCATATTTTGTAAGTTCAATTTCATGCTCTCGTACCTTGTCCATTCCTATTTTATCTAGATAATCAAGTGCTGCTGAAAATCCAATTACGTCTGCTATATTTGGTGTACCAGCCTCAAATTTGTATGGCAAGTCATTCCAAGTAGTTTCATATTTATGAACCTCGCGTATCATATCTCCTCCGCCATTGAATGGTACCATTTCTTGAAGTAGTTCTTTTCTTGCCCATAGCACTCCAACTCCAGTGGGTCCGAGCATCTTGTGTGCGGAAAAGGCAAAAAAGTCACAATCAAGTTTCTGTAAATCTACCTTCATGTGCGGTACAGACTGAGCACCATCAATTAATACTCGTGCACCATATTTCTTGCATCGTTTAACAATCTCTTCAGAATTTGTTATAGTTCCCAAAACATTAGACATTTGACTAAATGTTACAAGCTTTACTTTGCCTGTTGCAAGATATTTGTCAAGATGATCAAGTATCAATTCCCCATTATCGTCTACTCCAATATACTCTAGTTTTGCACCCTTTTCTTTTGTGACAAGTTGCCATGGAACAATATTGCTATGATGTTCGTATTCGGTAGTCACTATAATGTCGTCTTTATTGATATTCTGGCGTGCCCATGCATAGGCTACAAGGTTTATTGCCTCTGTAGTTCCTCGAACAAAGACAATCTCTTCTCTATTTTTTGCATTAATGAATTTTGCAATCTTGTCACGTGTTGTTTCATATGCCAAGGTAGCTTCTTCTGCTAGCTCATGGACTGCTCTGTGGATATTAGAATTATAATTTAGGTAATAGTTGCTTATTGATTCTATTACTTGGATTGGTTTTTGAGTAGTAGCAGCATTATCAAAATATACAAGAGGTTTATCCTTGTGTACTTTACGTTTTAGGATAGGAAAGTCATTTCGAATATTTTCAATATTTATGAAACTTGTCTGCAATTTAATCTACCTCGATGTAAATCTCGTTTTGTTCTATTTTAACATTGTAGATTTTGAGCGGAATTTCAGCAGGAAGATTCTCTGGAACACCTGTTTTTAGATTAAATGTAGACAAGTGCAAGGGGCATGTGACTCCTTCTTCAGTCAGTATTCCAGTAGATAGATCAGCATCTGCATGAGTGCAGATTCTGTCTGATGCGTATATTTTACCATCAAGATTTGCAAGAAGGATCTTCTTGTTCTCATAATCAAAGTCAAGCATCTCACCTTTCTTTAGTTGATTTAATTTACACACATTTACCCACTTGGACAAGTTATCACCTATACTTGTAATGGCTCTCAAATGTGTCAGTTTCACGATATCTTGTCTCTTCTACTTCAAGCATAGCTTTGAGTTGTTCATCTGTTTTTATAGTGAGATTTCGTCCTGCCCATTTGGAGTCTATTAGATAACTTATCCATGCACGAATTTGGTATGACATTTTTCTTGAGAGAGGTTCCAAGAATCCCTCTACAATTATTTTTTGGGCATCAGATTTGTTAAGACATCTAGTAGCAAGATAGAATATTTGTTCTTCATCCATCTGGGCAACTGATGCAGAGTGTGTTGCCTTGACGTCATTCGTTAATATTTCAAGCCCCGGTATTGAATCAGATTTTGCACCCTTGTCAAGCAATATAGAATGTCCTGACAGATATGATTCTGAGTGGCGTGCATTCTTTTCGATTCGTATCATTCCCTTGAATAGTGATTTTGAAGTATCTTTGAGGACAGATTTTTCCAGGACTCGTCCAATTGTAGAAGGAGCAGTATGAATCAGATTAGAGGAAAGATCATATGATTGGTTTTTGTTTCCAAAGACCACTTCAGTATCCTGTGCAGTTGCACCCTCACCATTGAGGAAATTATCTACTTTGTAG includes:
- a CDS encoding cysteine desulfurase, whose translation is MQTSFINIENIRNDFPILKRKVHKDKPLVYFDNAATTQKPIQVIESISNYYLNYNSNIHRAVHELAEEATLAYETTRDKIAKFINAKNREEIVFVRGTTEAINLVAYAWARQNINKDDIIVTTEYEHHSNIVPWQLVTKEKGAKLEYIGVDDNGELILDHLDKYLATGKVKLVTFSQMSNVLGTITNSEEIVKRCKKYGARVLIDGAQSVPHMKVDLQKLDCDFFAFSAHKMLGPTGVGVLWARKELLQEMVPFNGGGDMIREVHKYETTWNDLPYKFEAGTPNIADVIGFSAALDYLDKIGMDKVREHEIELTKYALDKLSQMKGIILYGPKDATKRGGVISFNLGDIHPHDLATIIDEDGIAIRSGHHCAQVLMERLDVSATSRASFYIYNTKEEVDVFIKSLNRAKELFKI
- the sufU gene encoding Fe-S cluster assembly sulfur transfer protein SufU codes for the protein MSSADIYREIILDYYRNPRNYGKISDPDIAQRDSNPLCGDELEMHLNIKDDKVADVKFTGKGCAISQASASMLTELIMGKDFEYVKKLTKEDILDNLGLHDLGPARIKCALLSLKVLKSGLYSYLVDKLKDTASADKIKEEASGLY
- a CDS encoding Rieske (2Fe-2S) protein, with the protein product MKLTHLRAITSIGDNLSKWVNVCKLNQLKKGEMLDFDYENKKILLANLDGKIYASDRICTHADADLSTGILTEEGVTCPLHLSTFNLKTGVPENLPAEIPLKIYNVKIEQNEIYIEVD